One part of the Phragmites australis chromosome 3, lpPhrAust1.1, whole genome shotgun sequence genome encodes these proteins:
- the LOC133912968 gene encoding general negative regulator of transcription subunit 3-like isoform X3, with protein sequence MALMDARKQIEREMERFKVCEKETKTKAFSKEGLGQQPKTDPKEKAKAETRDWLNNVVSDLESQIDNFEAEIEGLSIKKGKQRPPRLVHLEKSITRHKAHIKKLESILRLLDNDELSPEQVNDVKDFLDDYVERNQEDFDEFSDVEDLYSTLPMEKVEALEDMVSLAPSSLVKGVATVSTSAVLSTKSSVATSPTQPTVSTAPVQGTSQDQAEETASQESNPDSTPQTPPSKGGNLGPSVPVVPIAVSTGTAAVSVSAETINSPVRPVVPTTAAAILSASATARSAPESTPAVTSTPANLFSTLKDDDSLSVPPRRPSPVITEIGIGRGIPRGITSQTLGAAPISIGPVPGNGSVSALPAINDLSKRNLLNTDERINSGGLPQQLVSPLGNKVQPQQIPRANDAISSDSANTNENAILGGRVFSPPVVSGVQWRPQTTAAFQNQSETGQFRGRPEISADQREKYLQRLQQVQQQGSLLNVSHLTGINQKQFPTQQPNPLLQQFNSQSSSVSSQVSLGLGVQGPDAGHMKSEEQQQSLAEDVGVESAPTTGANKHTNEDDTKIPFSNPPASATESTQLSRDSDLSPGQPLQPGMPSSGVGVIGRRSVSDFGAIGDNLTGTSASSGHDQLYNLQMLEAAYHKLPQPKDSERAKNYVPRHPAVTPASYPQIQAPIVSNPTFWERIGSDTLATDMLFFAFYYQQNTYQQYLAARELKKQSWRFHRRYNTWFQRHVEPQVTTDEYERGSYVYFDFHVTDDGSGWCQRIKNDFTFEYNYLEDELSVQTN encoded by the exons GATCCCAAAGAGAAGGCCAAAGCTGAAACAAGAGACTGGCTTAACAATGTG gttAGTGATTTAGAAAGCCAGATTGATAACTTTGAAGCAGAGATTGAAGGGCTTTCAATTAAAAAGGGAAAGCAAAGACCGCCTCGATTG GTACATTTGGAGAAATCTATTACGCGGCATAAAGCTCATATAAAGAAATTGGAGTCGATCTTGAGGCTTTTGGATAACGATGAGTTGAGTCCTGAGCAAGTCAATGATGTTAAAGATTTCTTGGATGACTATGTTGAACGTAACCAG GAAGACTTTGATGAATTCAGTGATGTTGAGGACCTATATAGCACATTGCCTATGGAGAAGGTTGAAGCACTTGAAGACATGGTTTCACTTGCTCCTTCCAGCCTTGTTAAG GGTGTTGCTACTGTTTCGACTAGTGCAGTTTTGAGCACGAAGAGTTCAGTTGCAACTTCACCTACTCAG CCTACTGTATCAACAGCTCCTGTACAAGGTACATCACAAGATCAAGCAGAGGAGACAGCTTCACAAGAAAGCAATCCTGATTCTACACCACAGACACCACCTTCAAAAGGTGGAAATCTTGGACCTTCAGTGCCAGTTGTGCCCATTGCTGTCAGTACCGGTACTGCGGCTGTTTCTGTCTCTGCAGAAACAATTAATTCTCCTGTACGACCCGTTGTTCCTACCACAGCAGCTGCAATACTTTCTGCGTCTGCTACTGCACGAAGTGCTCCGGAGAGTACGCCTGCTGTTACCTCAACTCCTGCAAACTTATTTAGCACCTTGAAGGATGATGACAGCTTGAGCGTTCCTCCACGGAGACCATCTCCTGTTATTACCGAAATTGGAATTGGCAGGGGTATCCCTCGAGGAATAACTAGTCAGACATTAGGTGCAGCTCCCATAAGTATAGGTCCAGTCCCGGGAAATGGATCAGTTAGTGCACTTCCTGCAATAAATGACTTGTCCAAAAGAAATCTATTGAATACTGATGAGAGGATTAACAGCGGTGGTCTTCCTCAGCAGTTGGTTTCGCCTCTTGGTAATAAAGTTCAACCACAGCAGATTCCAAGGGCAAACGATGCAATTAGTTCTGATTCTGCCAATACAAATGAAAACGCAATTCTTGGAGGAAGAGTCTTTTCTCCTCCAGTTGTTTCTGGGGTTCAATGGAGACCTCAAACCACTGCTGCCTTTCAAAATCAAAGTGAAACT GGCCAGTTTCGTGGAAGACCTGAGATTTCTGCCGACCAAAGGGAGAAGTACTTGCAAAGATTGCAGCAAGTACAGCAGCAAGGCAGCCTTCTTAATGTTTCTCATTTAACTGGCATAAATCAGAAGCAATTTCCGACACAGCAGCCAAATCCCCTTCTACAACAG TTTAATTCTCAGAGTTCCTCTGTATCCTCCCAAGTGAGCCTTGGGCTTGGAGTTCAAGGACCAG ATGCTGGGCatatgaaaagtgaagaacaacaacaaagttTGGCTGAAGATGTTGGTGTGGAATCTGCTCCAACAACTGGAGCAAATAAACACACCAATGAAGATGACACAAAGATTCCATTTTCG aatcctccagcatctgcaacAGAGAGCACTCAGCTATCTAGAGACTCTGATCTATCGCCTGGGCAGCCTTTGCAACCTGGAATGCCATCATCTGGTGTCGGTGTCATTGGCCGAAGAAGTGTATCTGATTTTGGTGCAATCGGAGATAACCTCACTGGAACTTCTGCAAGTTCTGGTCATGATCAGCTTTATAATTTGCAAATGCTCGAAGCTGCATACCACAAGCTTCCACAACCCAAGGACTCAGAGCGTGCTAAGAATTATGTTCCG CGGCACCCAGCAGTCACCCCTGCTAGTTACCCCCAAATTCAGGCACCGATTGTATCGAATCCCACCTTCTGGGAAAGGATTGGCAGTGACACATTAGCTACGGATATGCTTTTCTTTGCATTCTATTATCAACAG AACACATACCAACAATATTTGGCTGCTAGAGAACTCAAGAAACAATCATGGAGATTCCACAGGAGGTACAACACTTGGTTCCAGCGGCATGTGGAGCCACAAGTTACGACTGATGAGTATGAGCGGGGATCCTATGTATACTTTGATTTCCATGTCACAGATGATGGCTCAGGATG GTGCCAAAGAATCAAGAATGACTTCACATTTGAGTACAACTACCTTGAGGATGAGTTATCAGTACAGACAAACTAG
- the LOC133912969 gene encoding cationic amino acid transporter 2, vacuolar-like — translation MALEGGSGGGVLFRSLMRRKQVDSDRIRAEGKPQLARELKIPELVAIGVGSTVGAGVYVLVGTVAREHAGPALTISFLIAGIAAALSAFCYAELASRCPSAGSAYHYSYICVGEGVAWLIGWALVLEYTIGGSAVARGISPNLALFFGGPDSLPWILARHQLPWLDIVVDPCAAALVLVVTVLLCVGIKESTFVQGLVTVLNACVMVFVIVAGSYIGFQIGWVGYKVTDGYFPYGVNGMLAGSATVFFAYIGFDTVASTAEEVKNPQRDLPLGIGIALAICCLLYMAVSVVIVGLVPYFAMDPDTPISSAFAKHGMQWAMYVVTSGAVLALCSTLMGSLLPQPRILMAMARDGLLPSFFSDVNERTQVPVKSTIVTGVWAAALAFAMDVSQLAGMVSVGTLLAFTIVAVSILILRYVPPDEVPLPPLMRESFRLNQECAGEKARDPLGDENGNTSQIKDVIVAVELMKDPLIEKRPHRGKMDEMKRRKIATFSIGSVCVGVLILTSSASATWLPFFPMCIGCIIGTVILLGGLGVLSWIDQDDGRHSFGHSGGFTCPFVPLLPVMCILINTYLLINLGGDTWMRVSIWLLMGVFVYIFYGRTHSSLTDVVYVPLAQADEIYRSSSEYVS, via the exons ATGGCATTGGAgggcgggagcggcggcggcgtcttGTTCCGGAGCCTGATGCGGCGGAAGCAGGTGGACTCCGATCGGATCCGGGCCGAGGGCAAGCCCCAGCTCGCCAGGGAGCTCAAAATCCCGGAGTTGGTTGCGATCG GGGTTGGTTCGACAGTTGGAGCAGGAGTATATGTTCTTGTGGGAACAGTTGCTAGGGAGCATGCTGGTCCAGCATTGACAATTTCATTTCTGATAGCTGGAATAGCAGCTGCCCTTTCAGCCTTCTGTTATGCCGAGCTTGCTAGCCGTTGCCCCTCTGCTGGAAGTGCTTACCATTATTCATACATCTGCGTTGGAGAAGG TGTTGCCTGGTTGATTGGTTGGGCTTTAGTCCTGGAATATACTATTGGTGGATCTGCTGTTGCCCGTGGCATATCCCCCAATTTA GCCTTGTTTTTTGGAGGACCAGATAGTTTGCCATGGATTTTAGCACGCCATCAGCTTCCATGGCTTGATATCGTTGTTGATCCCTGTGCTGCTGCTCTTGTTTTAGTTGTAACTGTTTTACTGTGCGTGGGAATAAAAGAG AGTACATTTGTACAAGGACTTGTAACAGTTCTGAATGCTTGTGTGATGGTATTTGTTATTGTAGCTGGTAGTTATATTGGCTTCCAGATAGGATGGGTCGGCTATAAGGTTACTGATGG ATATTTCCCATATGGAGTAAATGGCATGCTTGCTGGGTCAGCAACCGTTTTCTTTGCTTACATAGGCTTTGATACAGTTGCTAGTACAGCTGAAGAG GTAAAAAATCCACAGAGAGATCTGCCACTGGGAATAGGAATAGCGTTGGCTATTTGTTGTTTATTGTATATGGCAGTTTCTGTAGTTATTGTTGGGCTGGTACCGTATTTCGCTATGGACCCAGATACTCCCATTTCATCTGCCTTTGCAAAACATGGAATGCAATGGGCCAT GTATGTTGTGACAAGTGGTGCTGTTCTTGCACTTTGTTCGACCTTGATGGGCTCACTTCTTCCACAG CCTAGAATACTTATGGCCATGGCACGGGATGGTCTGttgccatccttcttctctGATGTTAACGAACGGACACAAGTTCCTGTCAAGAGCACAATTGTGACTGGTGTCTGGGCAGCTGCTCTGGCTTTTGCCATGGATGTCTCACAGTTGGCAGGAATG GTCAGTGTAGGCACACTCCTGGCATTCACCATAGTTGCTGTCTCGATCTTGATACTCAGATATGTCCCTCCAGATGAGGTCCCTTTGCCACCCCTTATGCGAGAATCATTCCGTTTGAACCAGGAATGTGCTGGGGAAAAGGCTAGGGATCCTCTTGGAGATGAGAACGGCAACACATCTCAAATAAAGGATGTGATTGTGGCAGTAGAATTAATGAAGGACCCTCTCATTGAGAAAAGACCACATAGAG GCAAAATGGACGAGATGAAACGTCGAAAGATAGCCACTTTCAGCATAGGATCTGTGTGTGTAGGAGTTCTGATCCTCACATCTTCGGCCTCCGCCACATGGCTGCCTTT TTTCCCGATGTGTATTGGCTGCATCATTGGCACTGTGATCCTTCTAGGTGGTCTTGGTGTGCTCTCCTGGATCGACCAGGATGATGGCAGGCACTCTTTTGGTCATTCTGGAG GATTCACATGTCCGTTTGTTCCACTGCTACCAGTTATGTGTATCctcataaatacatatttgtTGATAAACTTGGG CGGCGACACATGGATGAGAGTCAGCATATGGCTCCTGATGGGTGTTTTTGTGTACATCTTCTACGGGCGAACCCACAGCTCCCTAACAGATGTTGTCTATGTCCCCTTAGCGCAGGCTGATGAGATATACAGGAGTTCATCAGAGTATGTCTCCTAG